A single region of the Tachyglossus aculeatus isolate mTacAcu1 chromosome X1, mTacAcu1.pri, whole genome shotgun sequence genome encodes:
- the LOC119949906 gene encoding olfactory receptor 7D4-like, with amino-acid sequence MDRGNQTSISEFLLLGLSDRAEQRQLLFMLFLWMYLLGVLGSLLIILAIRSDPHLHTPMYFFLTNLSLADVCFLSTTVPKMLVNIQTHSKSISYAGCLAQMYFFLLFAGLDHFLLTGMAYDRYVAICHPLHYTTIMGPRLCALMVAGSWITVVSLFYGTGIGVYFSPRSTHTSRKESIESVMYSVVTPMLNPFIYSLRNKEMKGALRKFISRKYDFFRRL; translated from the exons ATGGACaggggaaaccaaaccagcatctcagaattcctcctcctgggactgtccgaCCGGGCGGAGCAGCGGCAGCTCCtcttcatgctgttcctctggatgtacctgctcggggtcctggggagcctgctcatcatcctggccatcagatctgacccgcacctgcacacgcccatgtacttcttcctcaccaacctctccctggccgacgtctgtttcctgtccaccacagtccccaagatgctggtcaacATTCAGACCCACAGTAAATCCATATCCTACGCTGGGTGCCTGGCGCAAATGTATTTCTTCCTTCTGTTCGCAGgtctggaccactttctcctcactggaatggcttatgaccgctatgtggctatatgccacccactccactacaccaccatcatgggcccacggctctgtgccctgatggtaGCTGGGTCCTGGATTA CTGTGGTCTCCTTGTTCTATGGTACTGGCATTGGGGTCTACTTCAGCCCCCGGTCCACCCACACATCCAGGAAAGAATCTATAGAGTCAGTGATGTACTCAGTGgtgacccccatgctgaaccctttcatctacagcctgaggaacaaggaaatGAAAGGGGCCCTGAGAAAATTCATCAGTAGGAAATATGACTTCTTCCGGAGATTGTAA